A stretch of Lactuca sativa cultivar Salinas chromosome 6, Lsat_Salinas_v11, whole genome shotgun sequence DNA encodes these proteins:
- the LOC122194732 gene encoding glutamate--cysteine ligase, chloroplastic produces the protein MTYVQIADLLNAISERFDWENIMQGDNIFGLKQGKQSIPLEPGGQFELSGAPLETLHQTCAEVNSHIYQVKVVAKEMGIGFIGIGFEPKMERNDIPIMPKGRYEIMRNYLISAR, from the exons ATGACGTATGTACAAATAGCAGATCTGTTGAATGCTATTTCTGAGAGATTTGACTGGGAGAATATCATGCAAGGGGACAACATATTTGGGCTTAAACAG GGAAAACAAAGTATACCTCTGGAACCTGGTGGTCAGTTTGAGCTCAGTGGTGCTCCTCTTGAAACTCTCCATCAAACATGTGCAGAAGTGAATTCACACATTTACCAA GTGAAAGTTGTTGCTAAAGAGATGGGAATTGGATTTATAGGAATTGGTTTCGAGCCAAAAATGGAAAGAAATGATATACCTATAATGCCTAAG GGAAGATATGAGATAATGAGGAATTATCTCATATCAGCTCGATAA